The proteins below come from a single Papaver somniferum cultivar HN1 chromosome 11, ASM357369v1, whole genome shotgun sequence genomic window:
- the LOC113320207 gene encoding heavy metal-associated isoprenylated plant protein 45-like has translation MFRCFKESERPSSNALSTVELLVHMNCEGCERMVKKAISKLEGVDSIDIDMDNQKVTVTGYVDQRQVLKMVRRTGKKAEFWPYPYDAEYHPFAAQYLEDSTFSSTYNYYRHGYNESVHGYFPNFPFSTIIDDHTAHYFSDENVHACTIM, from the exons ATGTTTCGATGTTTCAAAGAATCAGAGCGGCCATCATCCAATGCTCTGTCT ACCGTAGAGCTTCTTGTTCATATGAACTGTGAAGGATGTGAAAGAATGGTTAAGAAAGCAATCTCCAAGTTAGAAG GGGTTGATTCAATAGATATAGATATGgataatcaaaaagtaacagtgaCGGGATACGTAGACCAAAGGCAGGTGCTGAAAATGGTGAGACGAACAGGAAAAAAAGCTGAGTTCTGGCCGTACCCATATGATGCAGAGTATCATCCGTTTGCAGCTCAATATTTAGAAGACTCTACATTTTCGTCGACGTATAATTACTATCGACACGGTTATAACGAGAGTGTTCATGGATACTTCCCTAACTTCCCGTTTTCTACCATCATCGACGATCATACCGCCCATTACTTCAGCGATGAGAATGTTCATGCCTGTACTATCATGTAG